From a region of the Dickeya poaceiphila genome:
- a CDS encoding two-partner secretion domain-containing protein, producing MKAVKSSQRVMVWCLVWLTGLQPLLPAWAAGVTVASGNTTLEAAGNGVPVVNIATPDAAGLSHNRYHDFNVDNRGLILNNGTAQLNPSQLGGLLQNNPNLNGRAASAIINEVVSPNRSRLAGYLEVAGQAASVMVANPYGITCSGCGFLNTPRITLTTGTPQYDAAGVLSGLDVRGGDILIDGAGLDASGSDYIALIARTASLQAGLSAREAQVVLGANRVGTDGSVTAQGGSGASPVLALDTGALGGMYANRISLVSTEQGVGVNTAGLSAREGDIRLSANGRLQIGSAIAQGELTAQGGTLALQDKQQAQGNITLRGEQGITLTGSQTRAGQHLTLSSDGRIAADTARLSAGVSDSGAVQPGYGVSVSGAELALGQAQLSGDRLGLTTSGAVSQSSGGAWQAVSGLTVRGGALSLDGDAGAQTLTVSGSGLSGSGRWQATGDLSLDGLATAQWDGTLLAGGGLTVSAASLTNRGTLAGGQVSLMTPGLSNTGTVSGRQVGVQAAQLVNGGTLSADEGLSIQAQTGLDNSGSLLSGSALTIQAGQTVNRGVLSGDAVTLSGDALWNGGRVQGRQSVGLTAATGFSQTADGALTSGGQVTVLAGAVDTGGSVTAQGLTLDGGRWRNQGTVSLGGDGRLTLDELDNGGSLLAAGTWDMAVGRLGNSGTLQGSGLRLRGDTLDNQGTFTGTTQTALKLDGALTNTGLLKGQRLELTAAALDNGGTLLGVDALTLAITGTARNQASGRWLSQGAGRLTAHTLDNQGNWQSDRIDVMAQAIRNAGQLLGLSALTLTAEDALTSTGTGSLLTQGAAVLTAASVDNDGDWQAGSLLLTADQLRNGGRIQSDGALTVALSPSGQLSNSGTLAANGEATLSPGVLDNRGTLSVRGNLTVAGADLRNAGQMATQGALTMKLSGDYDGAGDLYSEAALTLDGADITNGGGHWQGSTLAVTGYQLINQGVLAGERIALSGQQLDNTGSITGGRSLTVTLPGGLTNAGRLEGQRLELTAAALDNGGTLLGVDALTLAIAGTARNQASGRWLSQGAGRLTAHTLDNQGQWQGDNLTVTAQTLRNAGELLGLSALTLTADDALTNTGRLLTQGAVVLTAARVDNDGEGQAGSLLLTADSLRNGGHLISEGELRITLPATDDTPLRAARQLAQDVQAAGLPAGSLSNTGTLAAGGDSRISAGRVENQGMLAGGDLTLSARDVINGGRLESRTLQLTGERLDNGGTLLAERGGELRLTGALSVGADGQLLSNGDWQVQAGAVNTQGLWQGNALTLNADTLANAGSLLATDGVTLALLQDYTGGAGSRVLGNGAVTLTADRLFNAGRLEGQRLELTAAGLDNSGTLLGVDALTLAIAGTARNQASGRWLSQGAGRLTATELDNQGNWQGDNLTVTTQTIRNAGQLLGLSALTLTANDALTNTGTGSLLTQGAAVLTAARVDNDGAWQADSLLLTADSLRNGGHIISEGALQITLPATDDTPLRAARQLAQDVQAAGLPAGSLSNSGTLAAGGDSRISARRVENQGMLAGGDLTLSARDVINGGRLESRTLQLTGERLDNGGTLLAERGGELRLTGALDVGADGQLLSNGDWQVQAGAVNTQGLWQGNTLTLNADTLSNNGSLLATDGVTLALLQDYTGGAGSRVLGNGAVTLTAQTVSQQGEMGGDRLQLSTGELTNAGRLVGLSQLDVTSRGQLTNTADGALLGNGVTTVTADVLTNAGRLEGQRLELTAAGLDNGGTLLGVDALTLAIAGTARNQASGRWLSQGAGRLTATALDNQGQWQGDNLTVTAQTIRNAGQLLGLSALTLTANDALTNTGTGSLLTQGAAVLRAASVDNDGGWQAGSLQLTADQLRNGGHIVSADELTVALSPSGQFTNTGTLAAGGDSRISARRVENQGMLAGGDLTLSARDVINGGRLESRTLQLTGERLDNGGTLLAERGGELWLTGALNVGADGQLLSNGDWQVQAGAVNTQGLWQGNALTLNADTLANAGSLLATDGVTLALLQDYTGGAGSRVLGNGAVTLTAQTVSQQGEMGGDRLQLSTGELTNAGRLVGLSQLDVTSRGQLTNTADGALLGNGVTTVTAGMLDNVGVLQGDALTLQAGTLDNRGRLQGTAALTLSGVSRYTGSDNSQLLSGGTATLAIDNADNAGLWQAQDLRFSGTSLTSRGQITGLNSLTVDAASLSNTGQLATQGMATLHGQQFDNGGTLTALGGFNAQFSDNVTNQAGGQLLSGGSGQLATGTLRNQGVWQSARLSLNAETLDNQGTLLGLEDGTLQLTGAYQGGAGSRVLGNGAFSLSAATIDNAGQWQAQTVTLRGGNLRNQGTITGSGQLTATLDNTLENSAGATLLGGTLSLGGATVSNAGQIEGRNGLTVQGGSLLSNLSGGQLLSGGALTLNAAQLTNAGWAQGADLMLNTTQLDNTGTLQAQNGLTLHLPQWSNSGTMQAGQLDITTDGQLENRGTLLGLTRLALQAAGITNADGARLYSAGDLSLRTGQLTQNGQLAALGNLQADIGGPFTLTRALAAGGQLTLNVNGDLVQAGTLQGNGVTVTSTGTLTQQGRIVAGNGASALSAAALSQTESGSIQGGGPLSLRADGNITNRGFVGTAADLLLQAGGLIDNSSLLYGGGNLWLLSDALVNRFGNILAGNSLWIQRDAAGNASSSVLNSSGTIETQRGDITVRTGTLTNQREGLTVTESSSSAADMPSWAGGQ from the coding sequence ATGAAAGCGGTGAAGTCGTCACAGCGAGTCATGGTGTGGTGTCTGGTGTGGCTGACGGGGCTGCAACCGCTGCTGCCGGCATGGGCGGCAGGGGTGACGGTGGCGTCAGGGAACACGACGCTGGAGGCAGCGGGCAACGGCGTGCCGGTGGTGAACATCGCTACGCCGGATGCCGCCGGCCTGTCTCACAACCGCTATCACGACTTCAACGTGGACAACCGCGGACTCATTCTCAACAACGGCACGGCGCAGCTCAATCCGAGCCAGCTGGGCGGTCTGCTCCAGAACAACCCCAACCTGAACGGACGTGCCGCCTCGGCGATTATCAACGAGGTGGTATCGCCGAACCGCAGCCGGCTGGCGGGCTACCTGGAGGTGGCGGGTCAGGCGGCGAGCGTGATGGTAGCGAACCCGTACGGCATCACCTGTAGCGGCTGCGGCTTTCTCAACACGCCGCGTATCACGCTGACCACCGGCACCCCGCAGTATGACGCCGCCGGGGTGCTGAGCGGTCTGGACGTGCGCGGCGGGGACATACTGATAGACGGGGCGGGGCTGGACGCGAGCGGGAGCGACTACATTGCGCTGATAGCGCGCACGGCGAGCCTGCAGGCGGGGCTGAGTGCGCGCGAGGCTCAGGTGGTGCTGGGGGCGAACCGGGTGGGGACGGACGGCAGCGTGACGGCGCAGGGCGGGAGCGGGGCGTCGCCGGTGCTGGCGCTGGACACCGGGGCGCTGGGGGGCATGTACGCCAACCGCATCAGTCTGGTGTCGACCGAGCAGGGCGTGGGGGTGAACACGGCGGGGCTGAGCGCGCGGGAGGGCGACATCCGGCTGTCGGCGAATGGCCGGTTGCAGATAGGCAGCGCGATAGCACAGGGCGAGCTGACGGCGCAGGGCGGGACGCTGGCACTGCAGGACAAACAGCAGGCGCAGGGCAACATCACGCTGCGGGGTGAGCAGGGCATCACGCTGACGGGGAGCCAGACGCGGGCAGGCCAGCACCTGACGCTGTCGAGTGACGGGCGCATCGCGGCAGACACGGCACGCCTGAGCGCCGGGGTAAGCGACAGCGGGGCGGTGCAGCCGGGGTACGGGGTGAGTGTGTCCGGGGCGGAACTGGCGCTGGGACAGGCGCAACTGTCGGGGGACCGGCTGGGCCTGACGACATCGGGGGCGGTGAGCCAGTCGTCGGGCGGGGCCTGGCAGGCAGTAAGCGGGCTGACGGTGCGCGGTGGCGCGCTGTCGCTGGACGGTGACGCGGGGGCGCAGACGCTGACGGTCAGCGGCAGCGGGCTGAGCGGGTCGGGCCGCTGGCAGGCGACGGGCGACCTGTCGCTGGACGGGCTGGCGACGGCGCAGTGGGACGGCACGCTGCTGGCGGGAGGCGGACTGACGGTGAGCGCGGCGAGCCTGACCAACCGGGGCACGCTGGCGGGCGGTCAGGTGAGCCTGATGACGCCGGGGCTGAGCAATACGGGTACGGTGAGCGGGCGTCAGGTCGGGGTTCAGGCGGCGCAGTTGGTTAACGGCGGGACGCTGTCGGCGGACGAGGGGCTGTCGATACAGGCACAGACCGGGCTGGACAACAGCGGGTCACTGCTGTCGGGGAGCGCGCTGACGATACAGGCGGGGCAGACGGTCAACCGCGGGGTGCTGTCGGGTGACGCGGTAACGCTGAGCGGTGATGCGCTGTGGAACGGCGGACGGGTGCAGGGTCGCCAGTCGGTGGGGCTGACGGCGGCGACGGGATTCAGCCAGACGGCGGACGGCGCGCTGACCAGCGGCGGGCAGGTGACGGTATTGGCCGGTGCGGTGGATACCGGCGGCAGCGTAACGGCGCAGGGGCTGACACTGGACGGCGGACGGTGGCGCAATCAGGGCACGGTGAGCCTGGGCGGCGACGGGCGGCTGACGCTGGATGAACTGGATAACGGCGGGTCGCTGCTGGCCGCGGGGACGTGGGACATGGCCGTCGGGCGGCTGGGTAACAGCGGTACGTTGCAGGGCAGCGGACTGCGGCTGCGGGGCGACACGCTGGACAATCAGGGTACGTTTACCGGCACGACGCAGACGGCGCTGAAACTGGACGGGGCGCTGACCAACACCGGTCTGCTGAAAGGACAGCGGCTTGAGCTGACGGCGGCGGCGCTGGACAACGGCGGTACGCTGCTGGGGGTGGACGCGCTGACGCTGGCGATAACCGGAACGGCGCGCAATCAGGCATCGGGCCGGTGGCTGAGCCAGGGCGCGGGACGTCTGACGGCCCACACGCTGGACAATCAGGGAAACTGGCAGAGCGACCGTATTGATGTCATGGCGCAGGCCATCCGCAACGCCGGGCAACTGTTGGGTCTCTCCGCACTGACGCTGACGGCGGAAGACGCACTGACCAGCACCGGGACCGGCAGCCTGCTGACGCAGGGCGCGGCGGTGCTGACGGCGGCATCAGTAGACAACGACGGAGACTGGCAGGCGGGCAGCCTGCTACTGACGGCAGACCAGCTGCGCAACGGCGGGCGGATACAGAGCGACGGCGCACTCACGGTGGCGCTGTCACCATCGGGCCAGCTTTCCAACAGCGGGACGCTGGCTGCGAACGGCGAGGCGACCCTGTCGCCGGGCGTACTGGACAACCGGGGGACGCTGTCGGTGCGGGGTAACCTGACGGTCGCCGGGGCGGACCTGCGCAATGCGGGACAGATGGCGACACAGGGCGCGCTGACGATGAAATTGAGCGGGGACTATGACGGCGCGGGGGACCTGTACAGTGAGGCCGCGCTGACGCTGGACGGGGCGGATATCACCAACGGCGGCGGACACTGGCAGGGCAGCACGCTGGCGGTCACCGGATACCAACTGATCAATCAGGGGGTTCTGGCTGGCGAACGTATTGCGCTCAGCGGTCAGCAACTGGATAACACCGGCAGCATCACCGGGGGGCGGTCGCTGACGGTGACCCTGCCCGGTGGGCTGACCAACGCCGGACGACTGGAAGGACAGCGGCTTGAGCTGACGGCGGCGGCGCTGGACAACGGCGGTACGCTGCTGGGGGTGGACGCGCTGACGCTGGCGATAGCCGGAACGGCGCGCAATCAGGCATCGGGCCGGTGGCTGAGTCAGGGCGCGGGGCGTCTGACGGCCCACACGCTGGACAATCAGGGGCAGTGGCAGGGCGACAACCTGACGGTCACGGCGCAGACCCTGCGCAATGCCGGGGAACTGCTGGGGCTGTCGGCGCTGACGCTGACGGCGGACGACGCGCTGACCAACACCGGCAGACTGCTGACGCAGGGCGCAGTGGTGCTGACCGCGGCCCGTGTGGACAACGACGGTGAGGGACAGGCGGGGAGCCTGCTACTGACGGCGGACAGCCTGCGCAACGGCGGGCATCTCATCAGTGAGGGCGAACTACGTATTACGCTGCCGGCAACGGACGACACGCCGCTGCGGGCGGCACGGCAACTGGCGCAGGATGTACAGGCTGCGGGGCTGCCGGCAGGCAGCCTGAGCAACACCGGCACACTGGCTGCCGGGGGCGACAGCCGGATCAGCGCCGGGCGGGTGGAGAATCAGGGAATGCTGGCCGGCGGGGACCTGACGCTGAGCGCCCGTGACGTGATCAACGGCGGACGGCTGGAGAGCCGCACCCTGCAACTGACCGGCGAGCGGCTGGACAATGGCGGTACGCTGCTGGCGGAACGGGGCGGTGAGCTGCGGCTGACCGGCGCACTGAGTGTGGGCGCGGACGGCCAGCTGCTCAGCAACGGCGACTGGCAGGTGCAGGCCGGCGCGGTGAACACGCAGGGGCTGTGGCAGGGGAACGCCCTGACCCTGAACGCGGATACGCTGGCAAACGCCGGTTCGTTGCTGGCGACGGACGGCGTGACGCTGGCCCTGTTGCAGGACTATACCGGCGGCGCAGGCAGCCGGGTATTGGGCAACGGGGCGGTGACGTTGACGGCGGACCGGTTGTTCAACGCCGGGCGGCTGGAAGGACAGCGGCTTGAGCTGACGGCGGCGGGGCTGGACAACAGCGGCACGCTGCTGGGGGTGGACGCGCTGACGCTGGCGATAGCCGGAACGGCGCGCAATCAGGCATCGGGCCGGTGGCTGAGTCAGGGCGCGGGGCGTCTGACGGCCACTGAGCTGGACAATCAGGGAAACTGGCAGGGCGACAACCTGACGGTCACGACGCAGACCATCCGCAATGCCGGGCAACTGCTGGGGCTGTCGGCGCTGACGCTGACGGCAAACGACGCGCTGACCAACACCGGCACCGGTAGTCTGCTGACACAGGGGGCGGCGGTGCTGACCGCGGCCCGTGTGGACAACGACGGTGCGTGGCAGGCGGACAGCCTGCTACTGACGGCGGACAGCCTGCGTAACGGCGGGCATATCATCAGTGAGGGCGCGCTGCAAATCACGCTGCCGGCCACAGACGACACGCCGCTGCGGGCGGCACGGCAACTGGCGCAGGATGTACAGGCTGCGGGGCTGCCGGCAGGCAGCCTGAGCAACAGCGGCACGCTGGCTGCCGGGGGCGACAGCCGGATCAGCGCCCGTCGGGTGGAGAATCAGGGGATGCTGGCCGGTGGGGACCTGACGCTGAGCGCCCGTGACGTGATCAATGGCGGACGGCTGGAGAGCCGCACCCTGCAACTGACCGGCGAGCGGCTGGACAACGGCGGCACGCTGCTGGCGGAACGGGGCGGTGAGCTGCGGCTGACCGGCGCACTGGATGTGGGCGCGGACGGCCAGCTGCTCAGCAACGGTGACTGGCAGGTGCAGGCCGGCGCGGTGAACACGCAGGGGCTGTGGCAGGGGAACACCCTGACCCTGAATGCCGATACGCTCTCGAACAACGGTTCGCTGCTGGCGACGGATGGCGTGACGCTGGCCCTGTTGCAGGACTACACCGGCGGCGCAGGCAGCCGGGTATTGGGCAACGGGGCGGTGACGCTGACGGCACAGACGGTCAGTCAGCAGGGCGAGATGGGCGGCGACCGCTTGCAGCTCAGTACCGGGGAACTGACCAACGCCGGGCGACTGGTGGGCCTGTCGCAACTGGACGTGACCAGCCGGGGGCAACTGACCAATACCGCAGACGGGGCGCTGCTGGGTAACGGCGTCACCACGGTGACCGCGGACGTGCTGACCAACGCCGGGCGGTTGGAAGGACAGCGGCTTGAGCTGACGGCGGCGGGGCTGGACAACGGCGGCACGCTGCTGGGGGTGGACGCGCTGACGCTGGCGATAGCCGGGACGGCGCGCAATCAGGCATCGGGCCGGTGGCTGAGTCAGGGCGCGGGACGTCTGACGGCCACCGCGCTGGACAATCAGGGGCAGTGGCAGGGCGACAACCTGACGGTCACGGCGCAGACCATCCGCAATGCCGGGCAGCTGCTGGGGCTGTCGGCGCTGACGCTGACGGCAAACGACGCGCTGACCAACACCGGCACCGGTAGTCTACTGACACAGGGCGCGGCGGTGCTGCGGGCGGCGTCGGTGGACAACGACGGCGGGTGGCAGGCGGGCAGCCTGCAACTGACGGCAGACCAGCTGCGCAACGGTGGACATATTGTCAGTGCAGATGAATTGACGGTGGCGCTGTCACCATCGGGTCAGTTTACCAACACCGGTACGCTGGCTGCCGGGGGCGACAGCCGGATCAGCGCCCGGCGGGTGGAGAATCAGGGGATGCTGGCCGGCGGGGACCTGACGCTGAGCGCCCGTGACGTGATCAACGGCGGACGGCTGGAGAGCCGCACCCTGCAACTGACCGGCGAACGGCTGGACAACGGCGGCACGCTGCTGGCGGAACGGGGCGGTGAGCTGTGGCTGACCGGCGCACTGAATGTGGGCGCGGACGGCCAGCTGCTCAGCAACGGTGACTGGCAGGTGCAGGCCGGCGCGGTAAACACGCAGGGGCTGTGGCAGGGGAACGCCCTGACCCTGAACGCGGATACGCTGGCAAACGCCGGTTCGCTGCTGGCGACGGACGGCGTGACGCTGGCCCTGTTGCAGGACTACACCGGCGGCGCAGGCAGCCGGGTATTGGGCAACGGGGCGGTGACGCTGACGGCACAGACGGTCAGTCAGCAGGGCGAGATGGGCGGCGACCGCTTGCAGCTCAGTACCGGGGAACTGACCAACGCCGGGCGACTGGTGGGCCTGTCGCAACTGGACGTGACCAGCCGGGGGCAACTGACCAATACCGCAGACGGGGCGCTGCTGGGTAACGGCGTCACCACGGTGACGGCGGGAATGCTGGATAACGTCGGCGTGCTGCAGGGTGACGCGCTGACGTTGCAGGCCGGCACGCTGGACAACCGGGGCCGCCTTCAGGGCACGGCGGCACTGACGCTGAGCGGGGTGTCGCGCTATACCGGCAGCGACAACAGCCAGCTGCTGAGCGGCGGCACGGCGACGCTGGCCATTGATAACGCCGACAACGCCGGGCTGTGGCAGGCACAAGACCTGCGCTTCAGCGGGACGTCGCTGACCAGCCGGGGGCAGATAACCGGGCTGAACAGTCTGACGGTTGACGCGGCCAGCCTGAGTAATACCGGCCAGCTTGCCACCCAGGGGATGGCGACGCTGCACGGGCAGCAGTTTGACAACGGCGGCACGCTGACCGCGCTGGGCGGTTTTAACGCACAATTCAGTGACAACGTCACCAATCAGGCAGGCGGACAATTGCTGAGCGGCGGCAGCGGCCAGCTTGCCACCGGTACCCTGCGCAATCAGGGGGTGTGGCAGTCGGCGCGACTGTCACTGAACGCGGAGACGCTGGATAATCAGGGCACGCTGCTGGGGCTGGAAGACGGCACCCTGCAACTGACGGGGGCGTATCAGGGCGGGGCGGGCAGCCGGGTGCTGGGCAACGGCGCCTTCAGCCTGAGTGCGGCCACGATAGACAATGCCGGGCAGTGGCAGGCGCAGACCGTGACGCTGCGGGGCGGCAACCTGCGCAATCAGGGCACGATAACCGGCAGCGGACAGCTGACCGCCACGCTGGATAACACACTGGAGAACAGTGCCGGGGCGACGCTGCTGGGCGGAACACTATCGCTGGGCGGCGCGACGGTGAGCAACGCAGGACAGATAGAAGGCCGTAACGGCCTGACGGTACAGGGCGGCAGCCTGCTGAGCAACCTGAGCGGCGGCCAGCTGCTGTCGGGCGGCGCACTGACGCTGAATGCCGCGCAACTGACCAACGCCGGCTGGGCGCAGGGCGCGGACCTGATGCTGAACACCACGCAACTGGACAACACCGGCACGCTGCAGGCGCAGAACGGGCTGACGCTGCACCTGCCGCAGTGGAGCAACAGCGGGACGATGCAGGCCGGGCAGCTGGACATCACCACCGACGGGCAACTGGAAAACCGGGGCACGTTGCTGGGGCTGACTCGGCTGGCGTTGCAAGCGGCGGGTATCACCAACGCGGACGGGGCGCGGCTATACAGTGCGGGGGACCTGTCTCTGCGCACCGGGCAACTGACGCAGAACGGTCAGCTGGCGGCGCTGGGCAACCTGCAGGCCGATATCGGCGGCCCGTTCACCCTGACCCGTGCGCTGGCGGCGGGTGGGCAGCTGACGCTGAACGTGAACGGCGACCTGGTGCAGGCGGGGACGCTGCAAGGCAACGGGGTGACGGTGACCAGCACCGGCACGCTGACGCAGCAGGGCCGCATCGTGGCCGGCAATGGCGCGAGCGCGCTGTCGGCGGCGGCCCTCAGCCAGACGGAGAGCGGTAGCATTCAGGGCGGCGGGCCGCTGAGCCTGCGGGCCGATGGCAACATCACCAACCGGGGCTTTGTGGGAACGGCAGCGGACCTGTTGTTGCAGGCGGGCGGGCTGATAGACAACAGCAGCCTGCTGTACGGCGGCGGCAACCTGTGGCTGCTGTCGGACGCACTGGTCAACCGGTTCGGCAACATTCTGGCGGGGAACAGCCTGTGGATACAGCGTGACGCGGCGGGTAACGCCAGCAGCAGCGTACTGAACAGCTCAGGCACCATCGAAACCCAGCGCGGGGATATCACGGTGCGCACCGGGACGCTGACCAACCAGCGCGAAGGGCTGACAGTGACCGAAAGCAGCAGCTCGGCGGCGGATATGCCATCGTGGGCGGGGGGGCAATAG
- a CDS encoding contact-dependent growth inhibition system immunity protein: MNIIDKYPSLSYFLRCYLNQDFEVLFGSADGALDAYISTENEDERLCLREEINNLLALSLDDSELEDIILNKIDCSYYYPNEWRTAKDWFEHICKKID, encoded by the coding sequence ATGAATATAATAGATAAATATCCATCTCTCTCATATTTTTTGAGATGCTATCTTAATCAAGACTTTGAAGTGCTATTCGGTAGTGCTGATGGGGCATTGGATGCATATATATCTACAGAAAATGAAGATGAGCGTCTTTGTTTAAGGGAAGAAATTAACAACTTGTTAGCTCTTTCCTTAGATGATAGCGAGTTAGAAGATATTATATTGAATAAAATTGACTGTTCTTATTACTATCCTAATGAGTGGCGAACGGCTAAAGATTGGTTCGAGCATATATGTAAAAAAATAGATTGA
- a CDS encoding SymE family type I addiction module toxin, whose product MAGRDSKSEPRATEVKEPQRHYTVGYAPNGMKGNPPPQLTLKGRWLEDLGFNTGQPVIVTVERGRLVIEAEIRI is encoded by the coding sequence ATGGCTGGACGCGATTCTAAGTCAGAACCCCGCGCAACTGAAGTAAAAGAACCCCAACGGCATTACACCGTCGGCTACGCCCCCAATGGCATGAAGGGTAACCCGCCGCCACAGCTCACGCTCAAGGGCCGCTGGCTGGAAGATCTCGGCTTCAACACCGGCCAGCCCGTTATCGTCACCGTGGAGCGCGGGCGGCTGGTGATTGAGGCGGAGATTAGGATCTAA
- a CDS encoding helix-turn-helix domain-containing protein: MSVSTRLAHIRKRKGLTQQALADAVGLHVTQIKRYEAGTSQPSLEAIKKIAQTLRVTTDSLIFDEGELAPDADLALQFQAIANMAPEQQQVIKQLLEGMIIKYEAERWSSKMKG; this comes from the coding sequence ATGAGCGTTTCCACGCGTTTAGCTCATATCCGTAAGCGTAAAGGTTTGACTCAGCAGGCTCTCGCCGATGCTGTTGGCCTGCATGTCACGCAGATTAAGCGTTACGAGGCCGGAACCTCTCAGCCTTCACTTGAAGCGATTAAGAAGATTGCGCAGACCCTGCGTGTTACCACGGATTCGCTGATTTTTGACGAAGGGGAACTGGCTCCCGATGCCGATCTGGCATTGCAGTTTCAGGCCATTGCCAACATGGCACCTGAACAGCAACAGGTGATTAAACAACTGCTTGAAGGGATGATTATCAAGTATGAAGCTGAACGATGGTCATCAAAGATGAAGGGATAA